A window of the Vigna angularis cultivar LongXiaoDou No.4 chromosome 3, ASM1680809v1, whole genome shotgun sequence genome harbors these coding sequences:
- the LOC108325113 gene encoding uncharacterized protein LOC108325113, translated as MDQLQSATTYNAQKPNPQPPSNSTNGEPLYEDFDSTCSTPYVSAPSSPGRGPHPGFFYSAPASPMHFAITAASSYDKSPSSAPMGYEFEFSARFGSAGSAGSGSMSSADELFLNGQIRPMKLSSHLECPQVLAPLLDLEGEEEEEEAEAVSVSVVRGRDLRLRDKSVRRRTRSMSPLRSNTPLEWAENEDDHIVGGDHDNNGSSGKQMEVSSLEAEKRRENTENGSSLGLEATPSVSGSASSSRSSSAGRSSKRWVFLKDFLRSKSEGRSNNKFWSSISFSPTAKDKKPTTSTAQTLSVPTNTKSGPSSSEATHKSKGSSTQAWARRMSGKPTNGVGKRRVPPSPHELHYKANRAQAEELRKKTFLPYRQGLLGCLGFSSKGYGAMNGFARALNPVSSR; from the coding sequence atggACCAGCTTCAATCAGCCACCACCTATAATGCACAGAAGCCTAATCCTCAACCACCTTCCAACTCCACCAATGGCGAACCGCTCTATGAAGATTTTGACAGCACCTGTTCCACGCCTTACGTCAGTGCTCCTTCAAGTCCCGGCCGAGGGCCGCACCCAGGCTTTTTTTACAGCGCTCCTGCCAGTCCAATGCACTTCGCCATAACTGCCGCCTCCTCCTATGACAAGAGTCCTTCTTCCGCACCAATGGGTTACGAGTTTGAATTCTCTGCCCGGTTCGGTTCAGCGGGTTCTGCCGGTTCAGGTTCCATGAGCTCTGCTGACGAGTTGTTCCTGAATGGTCAGATCCGTCCCATGAAGCTCTCAAGCCACCTTGAATGCCCCCAGGTCCTCGCTCCGTTGCTGGATCTGGAAGgtgaagaggaggaagaggaggccGAGGCTGTTAGCGTTAGTGTGGTCCGAGGCAGAGATCTGAGATTGCGGGACAAGTCTGTTAGGAGGAGAACCAGATCCATGTCTCCTCTTCGAAGCAACACGCCTTTGGAGTGGGCGGAGAACGAAGATGATCATATTGTTGGTGGGGATCACGACAATAACGGGAGCTCCGGAAAGCAAATGGAAGTTAGTTCCTTGGAAGCTGAGAAGAGAAGGGAGAACACAGAGAATGGTTCGAGTTTAGGTTTGGAGGCAACTCCTTCGGTATCAGGTTCGGCTTCGTCCTCCCGGTCTTCTTCGGCTGGGAGAAGTTCGAAGAGGTGGGTTTTCTTAAAGGACTTTCTCAGAAGCAAAAGTGAAGGAAGGAGTAACAACAAGTTCTGGTCCAGCATTTCTTTCTCCCCAACCGCCAAAGACAAGAAACCCACCACTTCCACTGCTCAAACTCTCAGTGTCCCAACAAACACCAAGAGCGGGCCCTCTTCTTCCGAAGCCACGCACAAGTCCAAAGGAAGTAGCACTCAGGCTTGGGCCCGAAGAATGAGCGGGAAGCCCACCAACGGTGTTGGGAAGAGGCGCGTGCCACCTTCACCACACGAGTTGCATTATAAAGCAAACAGGGCCCAAGCTGAGGAGTTGAGGAAAAAGACCTTTCTGCCCTATAGGCAAGGTCTGCTTGGGTGCTTAGGGTTTAGTTCTAAGGGTTATGGCGCCATGAATGGCTTCGCCAGAGCCTTAAACCCTGTTTCTTCCAGGTAA
- the LOC108325133 gene encoding pentatricopeptide repeat-containing protein At1g09190: MSRSREIERKILRLLHGAKNPTQLTQIHAHFLRHGLHQSNQILAHFVTLCGTPYATRIFAHTPNPNILLFNAIIKTHSLQPPFHPSFSFFSLMKSRAISPDHHTLAPLIKSASNLRHYVLGQSLHAHILRLGFTRHASVCVATVDLYTTCGRMGDASKVFEEMRDPDVVVWNLMIRGFCRTGDLETGLKLFTQMKERTVVSWNLMMSCLAQGNKEREVLELFNGMLDQGFEPDDASLVTVLPVCARLGDVDVGEWIHSYANSKGFLRDAVNVGNSLVDFYCKCGNLQASWGIFNEMANKNVVSWNAMISGLAYNGEGEVGVGLFEEMVRGGVEPNDSTFVGVLTCCAHAGLVDRGREIFGSMSVNFGVPPKLEHYGCVVDLLGRCGHVREALDLITSMPLKPTAALWGALLSACRTHGDREIAEIAAKELVGLEPWNSGNYVLLSNVYAEEGRWDEVEKVRLLMRGGGVNKVPGQSATG, encoded by the coding sequence ATGAGCAGAAGCAGAGAGATTGAGCGCAAGATTCTACGTCTCCTTCACGGTGCCAAAAACCCCACACAACTCACCCAAATCCACGCTCACTTCCTACGCCATGGTCTTCACCAATCAAACCAAATTCTCGCTCATTTCGTCACCCTCTGCGGAACCCCTTACGCCACGCGCATCTTCGCCCACACCCCCAACCCCAACATTCTCCTCTTCAACGCCATCATCAAAACCCATTCCTTACAACCTCCCTTCCACCCTTCATTCTCCTTTTTCTCCCTCATGAAGTCACGCGCCATCTCCCCCGACCACCACACATTGGCGCCCCTCATCAAGTCCGCCTCCAACCTCCGCCACTACGTCCTCGGCCAGTCCCTCCACGCCCACATCCTCCGCCTCGGCTTCACGCGCCACGCCTCCGTCTGCGTCGCCACGGTCGACCTCTACACCACTTGCGGGAGAATGGGCGATGCAAGCAAGGTGTTCGAGGAAATGCGTGATCCAGACGTCGTCGTTTGGAACTTGATGATTCGCGGATTTTGCAGAACGGGGGATTTAGAAACGGGGCTGAAGCTTTTTACACAAATGAAAGAACGGACCGTGGTTTCGTGGAACCTCATGATGTCTTGTTTAGCGCAGGGAAACAAGGAGAGGGAGGTTCTTGAGCTTTTCAATGGGATGTTAGACCAAGGTTTTGAACCCGACGATGCTTCCTTGGTTACGGTGCTACCTGTGTGTGCTCGTTTGGGGGATGTGGATGTTGGTGAATGGATCCATTCTTATGCGAATTCCAAAGGGTTCCTCCGAGACGCTGTTAACGTGGGGAATTCTCTCGTTGATTTCTATTGTAAATGTGGGAACTTGCAAGCCTCGTGGGGCATTTTCAATGAGATGGCTAATAAAAACGTTGTTTCTTGGAACGCGATGATATCGGGTTTGGCGTATAACGGGGAAGGTGAAGTTGGGGTTGGCTTGTTTGAGGAGATGGTGCGTGGAGGCGTAGAACCTAATGATTCCACTTTCGTGGGGGTTTTGACGTGTTGTGCTCATGCCGGTTTGGTTGATAGAGGGCGTGAGATATTTGGTTCTATGAGTGTGAACTTTGGGGTTCCCCCTAAACTGGAGCATTATGGCTGCGTTGTCGACCTGCTTGGTCGTTGTGGGCACGTGAGGGAGGCTCTTGACTTGATTACAAGCATGCCATTGAAGCCAACTGCTGCTTTGTGGGGTGCATTGCTCAGTGCTTGTCGTACTCATGGTGACAGGGAAATTGCAGAAATTGCTGCTAAAGAGCTGGTTGGTCTTGAACCATGGAACTCGGGAAATTATGTGCTGTTGTCAAATGTTTATGCAGAAGAAGGGAGATGGGATGAAGTTGAGAAAGTGAGGCTGTTGATGCGAGGAGGCGGTGTCAATAAAGTTCCGGGGCAGAGTGCAACTGGATAG
- the LOC108325725 gene encoding uncharacterized protein LOC108325725 isoform X2 — protein MALALIILVISMFYLCSEAAEGELQGQSVVKALSCFNNKHIYVGCDEAFRLNPSGNINIPVEATDFFCSGPCLTEAQLVLNCIDDILSNFLFYNKATVQQMRYALNAGCSFSRQRGNFNLAEYIGGETSNAPKSTILSKSYVFILAGATAVAGAVYLI, from the exons ATGGCACTTGCACTTATCATTCTTGTAATTTCAATGTTTTACTTATGCTCAG AGGCTGCCGAGGGTGAGCTGCAAGGACAAAGCGTGGTAAAGGCCTTATCTTGCTTCAACAATAAGCAT ATTTATGTTGGGTGTGATGAAGCATTCAGATTAAACCCATCTGGGAATATTAATATACCAGTTGAGGCCACTGATTTTTTCTGCAGTGGACCATGCCTAACAGAAGCACAGCTAGTGCTTAATTGCATAGATGATATACTGTCTAATTTCTTATTCTACAACAAAGCCACTGTACAACAAATGAGATATGCACTGAATGCTGGCTGCAGCTTCTCAAGACAAAGAG GTAACTTCAATTTGGCAGAGTACATAGGAGGAGAGACAAGTAATGCTCCTAAATCAACAATCCTGAGTAAATCCTATGTTTTCATTCTAGCAGGAGCTACAGCAGTAGCAGGAGcagtttatttaatttga
- the LOC108325725 gene encoding uncharacterized protein LOC108325725 isoform X1, with product MANVFKKLQKLDGLQTLFEAAEGELQGQSVVKALSCFNNKHIYVGCDEAFRLNPSGNINIPVEATDFFCSGPCLTEAQLVLNCIDDILSNFLFYNKATVQQMRYALNAGCSFSRQRGNFNLAEYIGGETSNAPKSTILSKSYVFILAGATAVAGAVYLI from the exons ATGGCAAATGTGTTCAAAAAGCTTCAAAAGTTAGATGGTTTGCAAACTCTATTTG AGGCTGCCGAGGGTGAGCTGCAAGGACAAAGCGTGGTAAAGGCCTTATCTTGCTTCAACAATAAGCAT ATTTATGTTGGGTGTGATGAAGCATTCAGATTAAACCCATCTGGGAATATTAATATACCAGTTGAGGCCACTGATTTTTTCTGCAGTGGACCATGCCTAACAGAAGCACAGCTAGTGCTTAATTGCATAGATGATATACTGTCTAATTTCTTATTCTACAACAAAGCCACTGTACAACAAATGAGATATGCACTGAATGCTGGCTGCAGCTTCTCAAGACAAAGAG GTAACTTCAATTTGGCAGAGTACATAGGAGGAGAGACAAGTAATGCTCCTAAATCAACAATCCTGAGTAAATCCTATGTTTTCATTCTAGCAGGAGCTACAGCAGTAGCAGGAGcagtttatttaatttga
- the LOC108325353 gene encoding universal stress protein A-like protein codes for MAQEERRILVAVDEGEESLHALSWCLKNLLFQNSKDALILLYVKPPRVVYSTFDGTGYLFSSDVTAAMERYGQEVADVVLEKAMKLCNSVEKVETRVENGDPRDVICEMVQKLGADVLVMGSHGYGLIKRAFLGSVSNHCAQNAKCPVLIVKKPKPAVGNQ; via the exons ATGGCACAAGAAGAACGCCGGATCTTGGTGGCCGTCGATGAAGGCGAGGAGAGCTTGCACGCCCTCTCATGGTGCCTCAAAAaccttctttttcaaaattccAAGGACGCCCTTATTCTTCTCTACGTGAAACCCCCTCGCGTCGTTTATTCTACCTTCGATGGGACAG GATATCTGTTTTCCTCCGACGTAACGGCAGCCATGGAGAGGTACGGCCAGGAGGTGGCGGATGTGGTCTTGGAGAAAGCCATGAAATTGTGTAACAGTGTTGAAAAA GTGGAGACGAGGGTAGAGAATGGCGATCCGAGGGACGTGATTTGTGAAATGGTTCAAAAGTTGGGTGCTGATGTGTTGGTGATGGGAAGCCATGGCTATGGTCTCATCAAGAG GGCTTTCCTTGGAAGTGTTAGTAATCACTGTGCACAGAACGCCAAGTGCCCAGTTTTGATTGTCAAAAAGCCAAAACCAGCCGTCGGAAAccaataa
- the LOC108326352 gene encoding calreticulin has protein sequence MAMAFRVRNPDLRSLILLSLLTISSAKVFFEERFEDGWESRWVKSDWKKDENLAGEWNHTSGQWNGDANDKGIQTSEDYRFYAISAEYPEFSNKDKTLVFQFSVKHEQKLDCGGGYMKLLSGNVDQKKFGGDTPYSIMFGPDICGYSTKKVHAILTYNNTNHLIKKDVPCETDQLTHVYTFILRPDASYTILIDNVEKQSGSLYSDWDLLPPKKIKDPEAKKPEDWDDKEYITDPEDKKPEGYDDIPKEIPDAEAKKPEDWDDEEDGEWTAPTIPNPEYKGPWKPKKIKNPNYKGKWKAPIIDNPDFKDDPDLYVYPNLKYVGIELWQVKSGTLFDNVLITDDAEYAKQLAEETWGKHKDAEKAAFEEAEKKKEEEEAKDDPVDSDAEDEDEEADEAGNDSDSESKTEVGEDKEDGHDEL, from the exons ATGGCGATGGCGTTTAGGGTGCGAAACCCTGACCTCCGCTCTCTCATTCTTCTATCTCTCTTGACCATCAGCTCCGCCAAGGTATTCTTCGAGGAGCGCTTCGAAG ACGGATGGGAAAGTCGGTGGGTTAAATCAGATTGGAAAAAAGATGAGAACCTGGCTGGGGAGTGGAACCACACCTCTGGTCAATGGAATGGCGACGCCAATGACAAAG GTATTCAAACCAGTGAAGATTACAGATTCTACGCCATTTCTGCTGAGTACCCTGAATTCAGCAATAAGGATAAGACACTAGTTTTCCAATTTTCTGTCAAGCATGAACAGAAGCTTGACTGTGGTGGTGGCTACATGAAGTTGCTTAGTGGGAATGTTGATCAGAAGAAATTTGGTGGCGATACTCCTTACAG TATCATGTTTGGACCAGATATCTGTGGTTACAGTACCAAGAAAGTGCATGCTATTTTGACCTACAATAATACAAACCACTTGATCAAGAAGGATGTCCCTTGTGAGACTGATCAACTAACTCATGTTTATACATTTATCCTCCGTCCAGATGCATCCTATACCATCCTGATTGATAATGTGGAGAAGCAATCTGGTAGCCTCTACTCTGATTGGGATCTTCTCCCTCcaaagaaaatcaaggatccTGAAGCCAAAAAG CCAGAAGATTGGGATGACAAAGAATATATTACCGATCCCGAGGATAAGAAACCAGAG GGATATGATGACATCCCTAAAGAGATCCCAGATGCCGAAGCCAAGAAG CCCGAAGATTGGGATGATGAGGAAGATGGTGAGTGGACAGCCCCAACCATTCCCAACCCTGAGTACAAGGGCCCGTGGAAGCCAAAG AAAATTAAGAACCCCAACTACAAAGGAAAGTGGAAGGCACCAATTATTGACAACCCAG ATTTCAAGGACGACCCCGATCTCTATGTTTACCCCAACTTGAAGTACGTGGGCATTGAATTGTGGCAg GTGAAATCTGGCACTTTGTTTGACAATGTCTTGATTACCGATGATGCTGAATATGCTAAGCAACTGGCTGAAGAAACATGGGGCAAGCACAAGGAC GCTGAGAAGGCAGCATTTGAAGAGGccgagaagaagaaggaagaggag GAAGCAAAGGATGATCCAGTTGACTCTGAT GctgaggatgaagatgaagaagctgATGAAGCTGGCAATGACTCCGATAGTGAATCAAAGACGGAAGTTGGAGAAGACAAGGAAGATGGTCAT GATGAGCTCTAG
- the LOC108326492 gene encoding RNA pseudouridine synthase 1 yields the protein MLSFNPKPFVFSAVAMSGPPERKIPTAAENYPVPLSPPLPPISKQIELSRAMTASSSSSIFSLSPSDILYHDDHLIAVNKHQGIYCETLLSSLASQSHELHLANRLDRDTSGILLLTKSHKVAAKLVKAFTAHKVKKTYIALCTGPPPNWEQVTVRSGHGRSKFGAWRVYAASDVGRTLPGGSAVRSMETSFEVLSVNGNGSFREVSDSGEEGNVLVVEEKAVKEDGNASEIVVRAYPRSGRTHQIRLHCQYLGISIVGDVKYEGVYGWKGITHHAHHLHAETLSFEHPVTGLDVMLRAPLPLWATQAIQH from the coding sequence ATGCTCTCCTTCAACCCCAAACCTTTTGTCTTCTCCGCCGTAGCCATGTCAGGCCCCCCGGAACGGAAAATCCCCACAGCCGCAGAGAATTACCCAGTGCCACTGTCCCCTCCGCTTCCCCCGATCTCAAAGCAAATCGAGCTCAGCAGAGCTATGACTGCTTCTTCAAGCTCAAGCATATTTTCTCTCTCACCCTCCGACATTCTCTACCACGACGACCACCTCATCGCAGTCAACAAGCACCAAGGAATTTACTGCGAGACCCTCCTCTCCTCCCTCGCTTCCCAATCGCACGAGCTTCACCTGGCTAATCGACTCGACCGTGACACCAGTGGCATATTGCTCTTAACCAAGTCGCACAAGGTGGCCGCGAAACTCGTCAAGGCCTTCACCGCACACAAAGTGAAGAAAACATACATTGCCCTGTGCACCGGTCCTCCTCCCAATTGGGAACAGGTCACCGTCAGAtccggtcacgggaggtccaaGTTCGGCGCCTGGCGAGTCTACGCTGCTTCCGATGTGGGACGCACACTACCGGGTGGCTCGGCCGTCCGGTCCATGGAAACTTCCTTTGAGGTGTTGTCGGTAAACGGAAATGGCAGCTTTAGGGAGGTCTCTGATTCGGGAGAGGAGGGAAATGTTTTGGTGGTTGAAGAAAAAGCGGTGAAAGAGGATGGCAATGCGAGTGAGATTGTAGTGAGAGCGTATCCTCGGAGTGGAAGAACGCATCAGATTCGCTTGCACTGTCAGTACCTAGGGATTTCTATCGTAGGTGATGTGAAATATGAAGGTGTTTACGGGTGGAAAGGTATAACTCATCATGCACATCACCTTCATGCAGAAACCTTGTCCTTTGAACATCCTGTTACTGGTCTTGACGTTATGCTACGTGCACCTCTCCCTCTGTGGGCTACTCAGGCGATTCAGCATTAA
- the LOC108326493 gene encoding uncharacterized protein LOC108326493, with amino-acid sequence MASSSIITPEDVLESLMNDGSIDALRLKIINQLKANEELKSTTIKMAEQSKVLNTPGAEKQTKRELFDALRQELEASVLEKASKSVWDLIVDNNGLGKEISETVERVFCRLSGQEPPLFPLPNSEPQSEKEAGNRKEKGKGKQKETESINTNTPSKKRSFSEINLEGPDETSTRFSDPAAVLEGSGKSPVSISKT; translated from the exons ATGGCTTCTTCCTCAATAATCACTCCTGAAGATGTGTTGGAGTCGCTGATGAACGACGGCTCAATTGATGCCCTCAGATTGAAGATCATCAACCAGCTCAAAGCCAAT GAGGAATTGAAGAGTACCACTATAAAGATGGCTGAGCAGAGTAAGGTTCTTAACACCCCCGGTGCTGAAAAACAGACTAAAAGAGAGCTCTTTGATGCTCTTCGGCAAGAACTTGA AGCTTCTGTACTCGAAAAAGCCTCAAAATCAGTTTGGGATTTAATTGTAGACAATAATGGCCTGGGAAAGGAGATAAGTGAAACTGTTGAGCGAGTGTTTTGTCGACTGAGTGGCCAGGAGCCTCCATTGTTTCCACTTCCTAATAGTGAGCCGCAATCTGAAAAGGAGGCTGgcaacagaaaagaaaaaggcaaGGGAAAGCAGAAGGAAACTGAAAGCATAAATACAAATACTCCATCAAAGAAAAGGAGCTTCAGTGAAATAAATTTGGAAGGACCGGATGAAACTTCAACCAGGTTCTCTGATCCCGCGGCAGTATTGGAAGGTTCTGGCAAATCACCTGTATCAATTTCGAAGACTTGA